A single uncultured Acetobacterium sp. DNA region contains:
- a CDS encoding methyltransferase domain-containing protein, with translation MKTERFIYNLNYPIYEKESCEIEVRSLFKFDLKGKVFFESRKIHPSISPFLKSRLEIMYKASTFLELIELTMKDKISTSDFMVKYMELGIDDPHFKKRREYCKAIGLVIEGLVCYTSPKIIFGITFHKGNWYFGKLTERSLYWKKHNEKPNSYSSSIGQSTAKVLINIAGNGDTSKRLIDPCCGVGTVLLEGIWAGYDIIGCEINSKTAENARKNLRHFNYDAKVITGDIQDIDDSFDASIIDLPYGNFSLKNDENQLKIIRNAIRISKKIVLASSEDIRDELAQENLKIIDHCKIGKNKNGNFLRYIWVCEVG, from the coding sequence ATGAAAACAGAACGGTTCATTTATAATTTGAATTATCCGATTTATGAAAAAGAAAGTTGTGAAATTGAGGTGCGCTCTCTTTTTAAGTTCGATTTGAAAGGAAAAGTCTTTTTTGAAAGCAGAAAAATTCATCCTTCCATAAGTCCATTTTTAAAAAGCAGGTTGGAAATTATGTACAAGGCTTCCACGTTTTTAGAACTTATCGAGTTGACAATGAAAGATAAGATATCAACATCAGATTTCATGGTCAAATATATGGAATTGGGAATAGATGACCCGCACTTCAAGAAAAGACGAGAGTATTGCAAAGCAATCGGTCTTGTTATTGAGGGGCTTGTTTGTTATACGTCACCTAAAATTATATTTGGAATTACTTTTCATAAGGGGAACTGGTACTTTGGAAAATTAACAGAGCGAAGTCTTTATTGGAAAAAGCACAACGAGAAACCGAATTCGTATTCTAGTTCTATCGGTCAAAGTACTGCAAAAGTTCTTATAAATATTGCGGGGAATGGCGATACATCCAAACGATTAATCGATCCATGTTGTGGTGTTGGGACTGTATTATTAGAAGGTATTTGGGCAGGATACGATATTATAGGGTGTGAAATAAATAGTAAAACGGCTGAAAACGCACGAAAAAATTTGAGACATTTTAACTATGACGCAAAGGTTATTACAGGAGATATTCAGGATATAGATGATAGCTTTGATGCTTCCATTATAGATCTTCCATACGGTAATTTCAGCCTTAAAAATGATGAAAACCAATTAAAAATCATTAGGAATGCGATAAGAATTTCGAAAAAAATCGTATTGGCTTCATCAGAAGATATACGAGATGAACTCGCGCAGGAAAATCTCAAAATCATAGATCATTGTAAAATTGGGAAAAATAAAAATGGTAATTTTTTGCGTTATATCTGGGTATGCGAAGTAGGCTAG